A stretch of Triticum aestivum cultivar Chinese Spring chromosome 1D, IWGSC CS RefSeq v2.1, whole genome shotgun sequence DNA encodes these proteins:
- the LOC123183431 gene encoding leucine-rich repeat receptor-like serine/threonine-protein kinase BAM3 — translation MAASVLPLLALVLVLLCRLDHLAVATASSPDPDSDSHWRQRQAAALVAIKGSFTSSPPALHASWTLANHAGLCRSWPAVACDARGGTVVSLDLSAHNLSGALSPAVANLTGLRFLSLSNNALAGDLPPALAALRDLRHLNLSNNQFNGTLQRLDLSAMAALQVLDLYDNDLAGPLPDAGKLPVKTLVHLDLGGNFFSGTIPRSFGSLEAVQFLSVAGNSLTGAIPPELGNLTALRQLFLGYFNQFDGGIPAELGRLASLVHLDLASCGLQGGIPPALGALTRLDTLYLQTNQLNGTIPPELGNLTALRFLDVSNNALTGEVPPQLAALRELRLVNMFINRFRGGVPEFLGDLEHLQVLKLWQNNFTGSIPATLGRAAPLQEVDLSTNRLTGEVPRWLCARGQLQILILLNNFLFGPVPEGLGDCPTLTRVRISNNYLTGELPRGFLYLPALTTVELQSNYLTGHLPEDDSIPAEERKMLSLLNLSSNRFNGSLPSSVGSFSSLQTLLLSGNQLAGGIPPEVGRLKRLLKLDLSGNNLTGEVPGEIGECTSLTFLDLSVNQLTGAIPGARLAEIKVLNYLNVSWNKLDGGVPAEMGGMKSLTAADFSHNDLSGVVPQSGQFAYFNATSFAGNPRLCGTTIASSNPCNLTSMSGPRLWPDGGGKQPASTTSSVGRLKLAAALGLLACSVAFAAAAVATTRSAMQRRRRQRGSGGWRMTAFQQKVSFGWSDVVQCVKENHVVGRGGAGTVYRGTMPGGESVAVKRITATGGGGGDDGGFSAEVRTLGRIRHRHIVRLLAICSSGDGKSNLLVYEYMAQGSLGDVLHGEGGEGNVMAWATRLRVATEAAMGLCYLHHDCSPAILHRDVKSNNILLDQGMEAHVADFGLAKYLRHGAASECMSAIAGSYGYIAPEYAYTLKVDEKSDVYSFGVVLLELITGHRPVGPHLGEDGSLDLVQWVRARVDAVGHGGGVEAVLDPRLGGDVPAWEAAQALFVGMLCVQEQSVERPTMREVVHMLQQAKLPPPSLVLDPRGRAMPMPPAAAAARVHVVHDDEEAAAGGGSDSECEGR, via the exons aTGGCGGCATCCGTCCTCCCACTGCTGGCACTAGTGCTTGTCTTGCTCTGCCGCCTCGATCACCTCGCCGTCGCCACGGCCTCCAGCCCCGACCCCGACTCCGACTCCCACTGGAGGCAGCGGCAGGCGGCCGCCCTGGTGGCCATCAAGGGCTCCTtcacctcctcgccgccggcgctgcACGCCTCCTGGACGCTCGCCAACCACGCCGGCCTGTGCCGCTCCTGGCCGGCCGTCGCCTGCGACGCCCGCGGCGGCACCGTCGTCTCGCTCGACCTCTCCGCGCACAACCTCTCCGGCGCGCTCTCCCCGGCCGTCGCCAACCTCACCGGCCTCcgcttcctctccctctccaacaacgcGCTCGCCGGCGACCTGCCCCCCGCCCTCGCCGCGCTCAGGGACCTCCGCCACCTCAACCTCTCCAACAACCAGTTCAACGGCACCCTGCAGCGCCTCGACCTCTCCGCGATGGCCGCGCTCCAGGTGCTCGACCTCTACGACAACGACCTCGCCGGCCCGCTCCCGGACGCCGGTAAGCTGCCGGTCAAAACGCTCGTCCACCTCGACCTCGGCGGcaacttcttctccggcaccatccCGCGAAGCTTCGGCTCCTTGGAGGCCGTCCAGTTCCTCTCTGTAGCCGGCAACAGCCTCACCGGCGCCATCCCTCCGGAGCTCGGAAACCTCACCGCCCTCCGCCAGCTCTTCCTCGGCTACTTCAACCAGTTCGACGGCGGCATACCCGCCGAGCTCGGCAGGCTTGCCAGCCTCGTCCACCTCGACCTCGCCAGCTGCGGCCTGCAGGGCGGCATCCCGCCGGCGCTCGGCGCGCTCACCAGGCTCGACACGCTCTACCTCCAGACCAACCAGCTCAACGGCACCATCCCGCCGGAGCTCGGCAACCTCACCGCCCTCCGCTTCCTCGACGTCTCCAACAACGCGCTCACGGGCGAGGTCCCGCCGCAGCTCGCCGCGCTCCGGGAGCTCAGGCTCGTCAACATGTTCATCAACCGCTTCCGCGGCGGCGTCCCGGAGTTCCTCGGCGATCTGGAGCATCTCCAGGTGCTCAAGCTGTGGCAGAACAACTTCACGGGCTCCATCCCGGCGACGCTCGGCCGCGCGGCGCCGCTCCAGGAGGTGGACTTGTCGACGAACAGGCTGACCGGCGAGGTGCCGCGGTGGCTGTGCGCGCGCGGCCAGCTCCAGATCCTCATCCTCCTCAACAACTTCCTCTTCGGCCCGGTGCCGGAGGGGCTCGGCGACTGCCCGACGCTCACGCGGGTGCGCATCAGCAACAACTACCTCACCGGCGAGCTCCCTCGCGGATTCCTCTACCTGCCGGCGCTCACCACCGTCGAGCTGCAGAGCAACTACCTCACCGGCCATCTTCCAGAGGACGACAGCATCCCGGCGGAGGAAAGGAAGATGCTGTCGCTGCTGAACCTGTCCAGCAACAGGTTCAACGGCTCGCTGCCGTCGTCCGTCGGCAGCTTCTCGTCGCTGCAGACGCTTCTCCTCAGCGGCAACCAGCTCGCCGGCGGGATCCCGCCGGAGGTCGGTCGGCTGAAGCGGCTGCTGAAGCTGGACCTGAGCGGCAACAACCTCACCGGCGAGGTCCCCGGTGAGATCGGCGAGTGCACGTCGCTGACGTTCCTGGACCTGAGCGTGAACCAGCTGACGGGCGCGATCCCGGGGGCGCGGCTGGCGGAGATCAAGGTGCTCAACTACCTGAACGTGTCGTGGAACAAGCTGGACGGCGGCGTCCCGGCGGAGATGGGCGGGATGAAGAGCCTGACCGCCGCCGACTTCTCCCACAACGACCTGTCCGGCGTGGTGCCGCAGAGCGGGCAGTTCGCCTACTTCAACGCGACGTCGTTCGCCGGCAACCCGCGGCTGTGCGGGACGACGATCGCGTCGTCCAACCCGTGCAACCTGACGTCCATGTCCGGGCCGCGCCTCTGGCCGGACGGCGGCGGCAAGCAGCCCGCGTCTACGACGTCGTCGGTGGGGCGGCTGAAgctggcggcggcgctggggctgCTGGCTTGCTCGGTGGCgttcgcggcggcggcggtggcgacgacgCGGTCGGCGatgcagaggcggcggcggcagcggggcagCGGCGGGTGGCGGATGACGGCGTTCCAGCAGAAGGTGTCGTTCGGGTGGTCGGACGTGGTGCAGTGCGTGAAGGAGAACCACGTGGTGGGGCGCGGCGGGGCCGGCACGGTGTACCGCGGCACGATGCCCGGCGGCGAGTCCGTGGCCGTCAAGCGCATCACGGCGACGGGGGGCGGGGGAGGGGACGACGGCGGGTTCTCGGCGGAGGTGCGGACGCTGGGCAGGATCCGGCACCGGCACATCGTGCGGCTGCTGGCCATCTGCTCGTCGGGGGACGGGAAGAGCAACCTTCTGGTGTACGAGTACATGGCTCAGGGGAGCCTGGGGGACGTGCTGCATGGGGAAGGCGGCGAGGGAAATGTGATGGCGTGGGCGACGCGGCTGCGGGTGGCGACGGAGGCGGCGATGGGGCTGTGCTACCTGCACCACGACTGCTCGCCGGCGATCCTGCACCGGGACGTCAAGTCCAACAACATCCTGCTTGATCAAGGCATGGAGGCCCACGTGGCGGACTTCGGGCTGGCCAAGTACCTCCGGCATGGCGCCGCGTCCGAGTGCATGTCCGCCATCGCCGGATCCTACGGCTACATCGCGCCAG AGTACGCGTACACGCTCAAGGTGGACGAGAAgagcgacgtgtacagcttcggcgtgGTCTTGCTGGAGCTCATCACGGGGCACCGCCCGGTGGGCCCGCACCTGGGAGAGGACGGCAGCCTGGACCTGGTGCAGTGGGTGCGCGCCCGGGTGGACGCCGTCGGCCATGGTGGCGGAGTGGAGGCGGTTCTGGACCCGCGGCTGGGCGGCGACGTGCCGGCGTGGGAGGCGGCGCAGGCGCTGTTCGTGGGGATGCTGTGCGTGCAGGAGCAGAGCGTGGAGCGCCCCACCATGCGCGAGGTCGTCCACATGCTCCAGCAGGCCAAGCTGCCGCCTCCGTCTCTTGTGCTCGACCCTCGAGGCCGCGCCATGCCTAtgcctcctgctgctgctgctgctcgtgtCCACGTCGTCCACGACGACGAGGAGGCTGCTGCCGGAGGAGGATCGGACAGTGAATGTGAAGGCCGATGA